Proteins from one Triticum aestivum cultivar Chinese Spring chromosome 7A, IWGSC CS RefSeq v2.1, whole genome shotgun sequence genomic window:
- the LOC123147826 gene encoding uncharacterized protein isoform X4 encodes MQNGGSGWSLQGPDPCAVGAGEADPEAGGVARIAGDDEEGRSAASRAGSWHPRLLGRGETRRRGREEGTKEKRCGEKKAGARRSRAMADGRGRRREGRTSPEPGDGGRVRETEGSRAGAGSDDHCCVAAGGQHAPSRRSRPGLLCLSPSPLAPLSLSLSLSLSLSLSLGALIISPPSFVYRSNHGCSAFKVYKADLEWFPRKLLLFPTSRDVLHLDCFLQWQEGFHGGTESEVQTIQCSSSNTSKP; translated from the exons ATGCAGAACGGCGGCAGCGGCTGGAGCTTGCAGGGGCCGGATCCGTGCGCGGTAGGGGCTGGGGAGGCGGATCCGGAGGCGGGCGGCGTGGCGAGGATCGCCGGTGACGACGAGGAAGGCCGGAGCGCGGCTTCCCGGGCGGGTTCATGGCATCCACGACTATTGGGCAGAGGGGAGACAAGGAGGCGAGGGAGAGAAGAAGGGACAAAGGAAAAGCGGTGCGGAGAGAagaaggccggagctcgccggagccgggcgATGGCGGACGGGCGCGGGAGACGGAGGGaaggccggacctcgccggagccgggcgATGGCGGACGGGTGCGGGAGACGGAGGGATCCCGTGCGGGGGCTGGTTCCGACGACCACTGTTGCGTGGCCGCGGGAGGACAACACGCGCCGTCGCGCCGGAGCCGCCCAGGTCTCCTGTGTCTCTCCCCTTCCCCccttgctcctctctctctctctctctctctctctctctctctctctctctctctcggagcTCTTATCATCTCACCGCCGTCCTTCGTTTACAGGAGCAACCATGGATGCTCCGCGTTCAAGGTGTACAAGGCCGATTTGGAGTGGTTCCCTCGCAAGCTCCTGCTATTCCCCACCTCTCGCGACGTTCTGCATCTAGATTGTTTTCTTCAGTGGCAGGAAG gtttccATGGAGGTACAGAAAGCGAGGTTCAAACAATtcagtgcagcagcagcaacacctccaAG CCATAG
- the LOC123147826 gene encoding uncharacterized protein isoform X1 gives MQNGGSGWSLQGPDPCAVGAGEADPEAGGVARIAGDDEEGRSAASRAGSWHPRLLGRGETRRRGREEGTKEKRCGEKKAGARRSRAMADGRGRRREGRTSPEPGDGGRVRETEGSRAGAGSDDHCCVAAGGQHAPSRRSRPGLLCLSPSPLAPLSLSLSLSLSLSLSLGALIISPPSFVYRSNHGCSAFKVYKADLEWFPRKLLLFPTSRDVLHLDCFLQWQEGFHGGTESEVQTIQCSSSNTSKVRNRFLFILLC, from the exons ATGCAGAACGGCGGCAGCGGCTGGAGCTTGCAGGGGCCGGATCCGTGCGCGGTAGGGGCTGGGGAGGCGGATCCGGAGGCGGGCGGCGTGGCGAGGATCGCCGGTGACGACGAGGAAGGCCGGAGCGCGGCTTCCCGGGCGGGTTCATGGCATCCACGACTATTGGGCAGAGGGGAGACAAGGAGGCGAGGGAGAGAAGAAGGGACAAAGGAAAAGCGGTGCGGAGAGAagaaggccggagctcgccggagccgggcgATGGCGGACGGGCGCGGGAGACGGAGGGaaggccggacctcgccggagccgggcgATGGCGGACGGGTGCGGGAGACGGAGGGATCCCGTGCGGGGGCTGGTTCCGACGACCACTGTTGCGTGGCCGCGGGAGGACAACACGCGCCGTCGCGCCGGAGCCGCCCAGGTCTCCTGTGTCTCTCCCCTTCCCCccttgctcctctctctctctctctctctctctctctctctctctctctctctctcggagcTCTTATCATCTCACCGCCGTCCTTCGTTTACAGGAGCAACCATGGATGCTCCGCGTTCAAGGTGTACAAGGCCGATTTGGAGTGGTTCCCTCGCAAGCTCCTGCTATTCCCCACCTCTCGCGACGTTCTGCATCTAGATTGTTTTCTTCAGTGGCAGGAAG gtttccATGGAGGTACAGAAAGCGAGGTTCAAACAATtcagtgcagcagcagcaacacctccaAGGTGAGAAATAGGTTCCTATTTATCCTTCTTTGCTAG
- the LOC123147826 gene encoding uncharacterized protein isoform X2, whose amino-acid sequence MQNGGSGWSLQGPDPCAVGAGEADPEAGGVARIAGDDEEGRSAASRAGSWHPRLLGRGETRRRGREEGTKEKRCGEKKAGARRSRAMADGRGRRREGRTSPEPGDGGRVRETEGSRAGAGSDDHCCVAAGGQHAPSRRSRPGLLCLSPSPLAPLSLSLSLSLSLSLSLGALIISPPSFVYRSNHGCSAFKVYKADLEWFPRKLLLFPTSRDVLHLDCFLQWQEGFHGGTESEVQTIQCSSSNTSKIGRCPMM is encoded by the exons ATGCAGAACGGCGGCAGCGGCTGGAGCTTGCAGGGGCCGGATCCGTGCGCGGTAGGGGCTGGGGAGGCGGATCCGGAGGCGGGCGGCGTGGCGAGGATCGCCGGTGACGACGAGGAAGGCCGGAGCGCGGCTTCCCGGGCGGGTTCATGGCATCCACGACTATTGGGCAGAGGGGAGACAAGGAGGCGAGGGAGAGAAGAAGGGACAAAGGAAAAGCGGTGCGGAGAGAagaaggccggagctcgccggagccgggcgATGGCGGACGGGCGCGGGAGACGGAGGGaaggccggacctcgccggagccgggcgATGGCGGACGGGTGCGGGAGACGGAGGGATCCCGTGCGGGGGCTGGTTCCGACGACCACTGTTGCGTGGCCGCGGGAGGACAACACGCGCCGTCGCGCCGGAGCCGCCCAGGTCTCCTGTGTCTCTCCCCTTCCCCccttgctcctctctctctctctctctctctctctctctctctctctctctctctcggagcTCTTATCATCTCACCGCCGTCCTTCGTTTACAGGAGCAACCATGGATGCTCCGCGTTCAAGGTGTACAAGGCCGATTTGGAGTGGTTCCCTCGCAAGCTCCTGCTATTCCCCACCTCTCGCGACGTTCTGCATCTAGATTGTTTTCTTCAGTGGCAGGAAG gtttccATGGAGGTACAGAAAGCGAGGTTCAAACAATtcagtgcagcagcagcaacacctccaAG ATTGGGCGGTGCCCTATGATGTGA
- the LOC123147826 gene encoding uncharacterized protein isoform X3 codes for MQNGGSGWSLQGPDPCAVGAGEADPEAGGVARIAGDDEEGRSAASRAGSWHPRLLGRGETRRRGREEGTKEKRCGEKKAGARRSRAMADGRGRRREGRTSPEPGDGGRVRETEGSRAGAGSDDHCCVAAGGQHAPSRRSRPGLLCLSPSPLAPLSLSLSLSLSLSLSLGALIISPPSFVYRSNHGCSAFKVYKADLEWFPRKLLLFPTSRDVLHLDCFLQWQEGFHGGTESEVQTIQCSSSNTSKED; via the exons ATGCAGAACGGCGGCAGCGGCTGGAGCTTGCAGGGGCCGGATCCGTGCGCGGTAGGGGCTGGGGAGGCGGATCCGGAGGCGGGCGGCGTGGCGAGGATCGCCGGTGACGACGAGGAAGGCCGGAGCGCGGCTTCCCGGGCGGGTTCATGGCATCCACGACTATTGGGCAGAGGGGAGACAAGGAGGCGAGGGAGAGAAGAAGGGACAAAGGAAAAGCGGTGCGGAGAGAagaaggccggagctcgccggagccgggcgATGGCGGACGGGCGCGGGAGACGGAGGGaaggccggacctcgccggagccgggcgATGGCGGACGGGTGCGGGAGACGGAGGGATCCCGTGCGGGGGCTGGTTCCGACGACCACTGTTGCGTGGCCGCGGGAGGACAACACGCGCCGTCGCGCCGGAGCCGCCCAGGTCTCCTGTGTCTCTCCCCTTCCCCccttgctcctctctctctctctctctctctctctctctctctctctctctctctcggagcTCTTATCATCTCACCGCCGTCCTTCGTTTACAGGAGCAACCATGGATGCTCCGCGTTCAAGGTGTACAAGGCCGATTTGGAGTGGTTCCCTCGCAAGCTCCTGCTATTCCCCACCTCTCGCGACGTTCTGCATCTAGATTGTTTTCTTCAGTGGCAGGAAG gtttccATGGAGGTACAGAAAGCGAGGTTCAAACAATtcagtgcagcagcagcaacacctccaAG GAGGACTAG
- the LOC123147826 gene encoding uncharacterized protein isoform X5 codes for MASTTIGQRGDKEARERRRDKGKAVRREEGRSSPEPGDGGRARETEGRPDLAGAGRWRTGAGDGGIPCGGWFRRPLLRGRGRTTRAVAPEPPRSNHGCSAFKVYKADLEWFPRKLLLFPTSRDVLHLDCFLQWQEGFHGGTESEVQTIQCSSSNTSKVRNRFLFILLC; via the exons ATGGCATCCACGACTATTGGGCAGAGGGGAGACAAGGAGGCGAGGGAGAGAAGAAGGGACAAAGGAAAAGCGGTGCGGAGAGAagaaggccggagctcgccggagccgggcgATGGCGGACGGGCGCGGGAGACGGAGGGaaggccggacctcgccggagccgggcgATGGCGGACGGGTGCGGGAGACGGAGGGATCCCGTGCGGGGGCTGGTTCCGACGACCACTGTTGCGTGGCCGCGGGAGGACAACACGCGCCGTCGCGCCGGAGCCGCCCAG GAGCAACCATGGATGCTCCGCGTTCAAGGTGTACAAGGCCGATTTGGAGTGGTTCCCTCGCAAGCTCCTGCTATTCCCCACCTCTCGCGACGTTCTGCATCTAGATTGTTTTCTTCAGTGGCAGGAAG gtttccATGGAGGTACAGAAAGCGAGGTTCAAACAATtcagtgcagcagcagcaacacctccaAGGTGAGAAATAGGTTCCTATTTATCCTTCTTTGCTAG
- the LOC123147826 gene encoding uncharacterized protein isoform X6 → MADGCGRRRDPVRGLVPTTTVAWPREDNTRRRAGAAQEQPWMLRVQGVQGRFGVVPSQAPAIPHLSRRSASRLFSSVAGRFPWRYRKRGSNNSVQQQQHLQAIERIDLENKGNFRRTKNSLEMLQ, encoded by the exons ATGGCGGACGGGTGCGGGAGACGGAGGGATCCCGTGCGGGGGCTGGTTCCGACGACCACTGTTGCGTGGCCGCGGGAGGACAACACGCGCCGTCGCGCCGGAGCCGCCCAG GAGCAACCATGGATGCTCCGCGTTCAAGGTGTACAAGGCCGATTTGGAGTGGTTCCCTCGCAAGCTCCTGCTATTCCCCACCTCTCGCGACGTTCTGCATCTAGATTGTTTTCTTCAGTGGCAGGAAG gtttccATGGAGGTACAGAAAGCGAGGTTCAAACAATtcagtgcagcagcagcaacacctccaAG CCATAGAAAGAATTGATTTGGAGAACAAAGGGAATTTTCGGCGGACGAAGAACTCGCTCGAGATGCTCCAGTGA